DNA from Polaribacter sp. NJDZ03:
CAATAGCAATTGAAAAATCGGTAATAGTTGCCAAAGATGATTCTATTGGAGCATCATTATCACTTGAACATGAAACAGTTGTTACAGCTAAGGTAAAAAAAACAGTAAGAATCGAAAAAATTTTCTTCATAATTTAAATATTTAATTGGGTTATTTTTATCTTATTATTAAAATTGTAACCTATAAGATAATAAAGGGTTACAACTGTTTTTATTTATAAATTAGGGTTATTAATAGTTGCATCATTAGGAAAAGGAATCACATATCTAGCATCATTTTCTTCCAAAATGTAGGTTACTCCGTCAAAAATCTTAGTTAATTTAGGTTGCGTAGTTCTTCTTAAATCATTCCATCTTTGTCCTTCAATAGCAAATTCTCTTCTACGTTCTTCTAAAATTTCTGTTTTTAGGTCGTTACTATTTAATAAATTTACGTTTGCTTTATAAGTATTAAAACCATCGGTAGTGTATCTATTTTCTGCAAAGGCAATCAACTTTTCTTTTGCCAAAACATCTTCATTTAAAGCTGCTAAACATTCTGCAATGGTTAAATGTAATTCGGCTGTTCTGTAAGAAACCTTAAACTTAGTTTCAGCGCTTTTTTTAGAGCTAAAACTTCCATCTGTATTTTGCTTAAAATAAAGCGAAAAACGTAAATCTTCAGAAGAATTGTAAGCATTTATTAAAGTATTAGAAATAGTAGTATTGCTAACCAAATCTACCGTTGCAACGGTTTCTAATGCCAAAATAGATTCTACAGAATTAAATTCTGAAGGCATAATAGAAGCATCAGCATTTAGGTTTTGAATTTCTGTATTTATAGCTAGCGCCTCATTTGCAGCATCTATTGCTTTTTGCCATTCTTGTTGATATAAATACACACGAGATTTAAAAGCCTTTACTGCAACCATAGAAAATCTGTAGTTTAAACCTACAACTTGCTTTTCTATATTTAACAATGCCTCTGCTTGTGTTAAATCACTTAATATTAAGGCGTAAACCTCTTCAACTGTTTTTGTCTCATATTTCTTTTCAGAATCATATTCTGTAGTAATTGGTACTCCAACATCTGTACTTGCAGTTGTTTTGTTATAAGGTTTTGCATATAAGTTTATCAACTCGAAATACTGCATTGCTCTTAAAGCATACGCCTCTCCAATCAATTGTTCTTTATCAGACTGACTTTCTTCTATTGTTGCTTCACTATTTATTACATGATTGGTATAAAAGATTGTATTGTAAAAAGTAGCATACGGAAAAACACTTGTTAAAGGACTTGGATTTATATCATTCCAAATAAAAAGATCTTGATAAAACTCTATTCCTGCTGCATCTTTACTTAAAGACAATTCATCGGTTCTGTAAGTAGTTAAAACTTTAGACTCTTTAGTTATTGCGTATGCAGAAGTTAAAAAACTTCTATATTCTTCTACCGATTTAGGAATTACTTGTCCTACTGGTTCAATATCTAAATATTCATCACAAGAGATAAAACTTAAGGTGATAAAGAAAGTATATATTATATTTTTCATAAATTATTATTTTTTAAAAAGAAAGATTAAATCCTGCAGAAATAATTTTAGGAATAGGTTGCGCATACAAACTACCATACGTTTCTGGGTCAAAGAAACCGTCATAATCTGTACCGATCACAAATAAATTACGTCCTTCTATATTAAAATTTAAACTTGATATGTTTAACTTTTCTAAATTTTTCTTTGGGATTGCATAACTGAACTTAATACTATTTATACGGATGTAAGAAATATCTTTTACCCAAATATCTAAGTCATTATATGTTTTTCCGTCATCTGAAGAATTGAACCATGTGTATACCAAATCGGTATCGAAACCTGGAGAAGTTGCCCCAATTAAAGCAGGATAACTACCAGTGCCTGCTTTTAAAATATCTGTATTGTAATTATTACCTGGTTGCGCTAGAGCAAGGTTGTAACTAGGTGCCCCTTTTACGGTTTGCTTTATATTAAAATTAGTTAATACACGTAAATCGAACTGCTTATATTTAAAGCTATTTCTAAAACCTCCTGTAAACTTAGGCGTTCCATCGCCCACATAAGAATATAGGTTTCTATGTTCTTCTCTTGTTAATTGATTTCCGTTGGTTCCTTTTTCTAAATTATAAAAATCTACTGCAGAAACTTTCTTACCATCTTTCCAAAACAAAGGCAAGCCGTTACTGTCTAAACCTGCTGTTTTAATTGCAAAAATGGCATTTACACTATACCCTTTTAAAGAAGGTTTAAAGTCTTCTTCTCTAGTTTCAATGTTATCAACAATACTTTTATTATGAGAAATATTTAAACCACTTGTCCATTTAAAATCTGGCGTATTAATGTTTGTGGTATTAATAGAAAGTTCAAACCCTTTATTACTTACAGAAGCCCAGTTGGTGTTGATAAAATTATAACCACTTTCTAAAGGCACAGATCTTAAACCAATTAAATCTGTACTTTTTCTTGTATAATAATCTCCAGAAATATAAATTTTATTATCTAACAACCCTACATCTAAACCAATATTAGAGGATACTGTTTTTTCCCATCTTAAATTTCCATTAGGTGCGTTTAAAGCTCTAATTGTTTCTTCATTAGTCCCTGGAAGAATAGAGGCTGTATAATACTCACCAACCACAAATGGTGAGGTAGATTTATCTATATTTCCTTGTACACCATAAGAAGCTCTAACTTTTAAATCTGTTATAGCATCTACATTATACATAAAATCTTCTTTGTACACATTCCAAGAACCGGCAAAAGACCAAATAGGTAAATATCTATATTTAGGGTTCACTCCAAAAAGGTTAGAACCATCATACCTTAAACTGGTAAAAGCAGTATATTTTTTATCGTATGTATAAGAAACTGTTCCGAAAAAAGAAGCGTATGCATTTTCGCTCAATGTTTTTTGATAAGGATCAAATAAAGAATTGGTTAATGAACGTTCATCTGTAATAGCAACAGAAGTTAAAGTGTTTGCATTGTAACCAAAACCTTTGGTATGAATTTGTGTTCTTTTGTTTCTTCTAAATTCTGTTCCCAACATAACATCTAGTTCATGAACATCATTAAAAGAAGTGTTGTAATTAGCCGTCGTTTTCCAGTTATATTGAAAAACATCTGCATTCCAATTCTGAATAATTCCACCTTTAGGCATATAATAAGAAGTACCTGTAGATGATGCATATTCAGATCTTTGCTCATATTTACGGGTATAGTAACTGTCTTCTGCACTATACTTTTCAGTTTTATCAAAATCTAATTGTAAACCTAATTGTGTATTAAAGTGAATATCTTTATTCAATTCATAACCAACATCAAAAATGGCCTTTAAAGAGCT
Protein-coding regions in this window:
- a CDS encoding RagB/SusD family nutrient uptake outer membrane protein — translated: MKNIIYTFFITLSFISCDEYLDIEPVGQVIPKSVEEYRSFLTSAYAITKESKVLTTYRTDELSLSKDAAGIEFYQDLFIWNDINPSPLTSVFPYATFYNTIFYTNHVINSEATIEESQSDKEQLIGEAYALRAMQYFELINLYAKPYNKTTASTDVGVPITTEYDSEKKYETKTVEEVYALILSDLTQAEALLNIEKQVVGLNYRFSMVAVKAFKSRVYLYQQEWQKAIDAANEALAINTEIQNLNADASIMPSEFNSVESILALETVATVDLVSNTTISNTLINAYNSSEDLRFSLYFKQNTDGSFSSKKSAETKFKVSYRTAELHLTIAECLAALNEDVLAKEKLIAFAENRYTTDGFNTYKANVNLLNSNDLKTEILEERRREFAIEGQRWNDLRRTTQPKLTKIFDGVTYILEENDARYVIPFPNDATINNPNL
- a CDS encoding SusC/RagA family TonB-linked outer membrane protein, encoding MKKLIYLLVFIPSLLFAQQEKVITGKVIDAGFQMPIVGASVYASSAIIGNETNTKGVIQGTMLGTTTDFDGNFSLKIGQDIKFILVSYMGYETEKIAVSNVTSNLSIALKESAESLEEVVLTGYQKIEKRKITSAYAKVEMADINQAGAASVDQMLVGQLSGVAIQPTSGAPGAPSKISIRGAATLNGSSDPLWVLDGIPLDGNDIPKDFRDKDNIDNLQSYPIAGLNPEDIESITVLKDASATSIYGARAANGVIVITSKKGKKGTMRINVNANIFVTQKPDFSKLNLMDSSQKVDFELLLAGRSDLKYQQDRGEVARILNNYNEYNNFRDNGFASISSAAQNEINNLRKINTNWGDELYEMAINQQYGVSLSGGTENNDYYFSTGIFDEKGTTKGTGQKRFNITLKDNFKVNEKLKVGVALFGSQTTTSSYITGADAYTNPSNYSRNANPYLKVKDADGNYMYDPDLVERSDLNLDYNILEERKNTNYELVSSSLKAIFDVGYELNKDIHFNTQLGLQLDFDKTEKYSAEDSYYTRKYEQRSEYASSTGTSYYMPKGGIIQNWNADVFQYNWKTTANYNTSFNDVHELDVMLGTEFRRNKRTQIHTKGFGYNANTLTSVAITDERSLTNSLFDPYQKTLSENAYASFFGTVSYTYDKKYTAFTSLRYDGSNLFGVNPKYRYLPIWSFAGSWNVYKEDFMYNVDAITDLKVRASYGVQGNIDKSTSPFVVGEYYTASILPGTNEETIRALNAPNGNLRWEKTVSSNIGLDVGLLDNKIYISGDYYTRKSTDLIGLRSVPLESGYNFINTNWASVSNKGFELSINTTNINTPDFKWTSGLNISHNKSIVDNIETREEDFKPSLKGYSVNAIFAIKTAGLDSNGLPLFWKDGKKVSAVDFYNLEKGTNGNQLTREEHRNLYSYVGDGTPKFTGGFRNSFKYKQFDLRVLTNFNIKQTVKGAPSYNLALAQPGNNYNTDILKAGTGSYPALIGATSPGFDTDLVYTWFNSSDDGKTYNDLDIWVKDISYIRINSIKFSYAIPKKNLEKLNISSLNFNIEGRNLFVIGTDYDGFFDPETYGSLYAQPIPKIISAGFNLSF